One Maribacter cobaltidurans genomic window carries:
- a CDS encoding 3-hydroxyanthranilate 3,4-dioxygenase — MAIKPPFNLTKWVEENRDTLKPPVGNKNLYKDAGDYIVMVVAGPNARKDYHYNETEELFYQLEGNIEVHIQEDGQKKTMKLGPGDMYLHPAKVPHSPVRHEHSIGLVIERKRADMNVDDGLLWFCDNCNHKLYEAYFTLNDIEKDFFAHFKHFYSSEELRTCDKCGTVMPVDERFIAKEE, encoded by the coding sequence ATGGCTATAAAACCCCCTTTCAATCTAACTAAGTGGGTAGAAGAAAATAGAGATACCCTAAAGCCACCTGTTGGCAATAAAAACCTTTATAAAGATGCCGGGGATTACATTGTCATGGTTGTGGCAGGACCAAATGCTAGAAAAGATTATCATTATAACGAAACAGAAGAACTTTTTTATCAGTTGGAGGGTAATATTGAGGTTCACATTCAGGAAGATGGACAAAAAAAGACCATGAAATTGGGGCCGGGCGATATGTACCTTCATCCAGCAAAAGTGCCCCATTCCCCCGTTAGGCATGAGCACTCCATTGGTCTGGTCATTGAGCGTAAGAGGGCGGACATGAATGTAGATGACGGACTTCTTTGGTTTTGCGATAACTGTAACCATAAACTTTACGAGGCATACTTTACCTTGAACGATATAGAAAAGGACTTTTTTGCCCACTTTAAACATTTTTATAGCTCAGAGGAACTAAGAACCTGTGACAAATGTGGTACGGTTATGCCCGTTGACGAACGTTTCATCGCAAAGGAAGAGTAA
- a CDS encoding CAP domain-containing protein: protein MRLLYAIPVLFVLLFSCTTEPLQNETIIMEAQNNIILEQEVLNVVNDYRVSLGLNKLEFSEIAYKYANKHTDYMIAKGGLSHDNFSARASSINSEISVKMVAENVAKEYDTAMEAFEGWYKSTNHKKTMEGEFTHTAVSVKKNAQGDFYYTQLFYQE, encoded by the coding sequence ATGAGATTGCTTTATGCTATCCCAGTGTTGTTTGTTTTGCTTTTTTCGTGTACGACGGAACCTTTGCAGAACGAGACAATTATTATGGAGGCACAGAACAATATAATTCTGGAACAGGAAGTATTGAACGTAGTAAATGATTATAGGGTTTCATTGGGCCTAAACAAACTTGAGTTCAGTGAAATCGCATACAAGTATGCGAACAAGCATACGGACTACATGATAGCCAAAGGAGGTTTAAGTCATGACAACTTTAGCGCAAGGGCATCCAGTATAAATTCTGAAATATCCGTCAAAATGGTAGCGGAAAATGTAGCCAAGGAATATGATACGGCCATGGAAGCCTTTGAGGGATGGTATAAAAGCACCAACCATAAAAAGACCATGGAGGGCGAATTTACCCATACAGCGGTTAGCGTTAAAAAGAATGCTCAAGGTGACTTTTACTATACACAGCTTTTCTATCAGGAATAG
- a CDS encoding glycerol-3-phosphate dehydrogenase/oxidase, with protein MQHIEFSNLNREKYIERLKTESFDLVIIGGGITGGGIALDAASRGLKVALLEKNDFASGTSSKSTKLIHGGLRYLKQFDFWLVKEVGTERSIVHKLAPHLVLPEKMLLPLIENGSYGKWLTSIGLKVYDILAQVSGDDKRQMLEKKEALKLEPLLPKKILNGAGYYAEYRTDDARLTIENIKTSLLFGAQALNYAVVTDFLYKNEKVSGVKVRDEVTGTDFEIKSKYVISAAGPWVDDLRVLNNSKKGKQLHLTKGVHLVFPYEKLPVKQSVYFDIPDGRMMFAIPRGKITYVGTTDTNYNDNKDKVRTDIADAIYLISAVNNMFPDINLELDDIVSSWAGLRPLIHEEGKSASELSRKDEIFVSDTGLISIAGGKLTGYRKMAERVVDRVVEKLKLEHETETKKCYTDKISLCGNDNFKKFKHVKKYIDKVYERIKPDGFSKHDAWFLVTNYGEQTEAILELYEKRTETDNATKLVLAELEYGCYNEMVLNPMDFFIRRTGRLYFDIESITQYMDSVLKEFKKIFKADDAQLKAWQKTLENEIKEHSDFSLNRA; from the coding sequence ATGCAGCATATAGAGTTTTCCAATTTAAACCGCGAGAAATATATTGAACGATTAAAAACCGAATCTTTTGATTTGGTGATTATCGGCGGAGGGATTACTGGGGGAGGTATAGCCTTGGATGCAGCGTCCAGGGGCTTGAAAGTAGCTTTGCTGGAAAAAAACGATTTTGCATCCGGCACCAGTAGCAAGTCCACTAAATTGATACACGGGGGCTTACGCTATTTAAAACAATTCGATTTTTGGCTGGTTAAGGAAGTGGGTACAGAACGTTCCATCGTACATAAATTGGCTCCTCACTTGGTGCTTCCAGAGAAAATGTTGTTGCCATTGATTGAAAACGGTTCTTATGGGAAATGGCTGACCTCCATCGGACTAAAGGTATATGATATTTTGGCCCAGGTTTCAGGTGATGATAAACGGCAAATGTTGGAGAAGAAGGAAGCCTTAAAATTGGAACCCCTTTTGCCCAAAAAGATATTGAACGGGGCGGGTTATTATGCCGAATATAGAACGGACGATGCTAGGCTCACCATTGAAAATATAAAGACAAGCTTACTTTTCGGCGCACAGGCCTTGAACTACGCCGTGGTAACCGATTTTTTGTATAAAAATGAAAAGGTTTCGGGTGTAAAAGTACGGGATGAGGTTACCGGGACGGATTTCGAAATCAAGTCCAAATATGTCATTAGCGCTGCGGGACCTTGGGTTGACGACCTTAGGGTGCTCAACAATTCCAAAAAGGGTAAGCAACTGCATCTGACCAAAGGGGTACATTTGGTTTTTCCATATGAAAAGCTTCCTGTAAAACAATCTGTTTATTTTGATATTCCCGATGGCCGAATGATGTTCGCCATTCCAAGGGGGAAGATAACTTATGTAGGTACTACGGATACCAATTATAACGACAACAAGGACAAGGTCCGTACGGATATTGCCGATGCCATCTATCTTATTTCCGCGGTGAACAATATGTTCCCGGATATCAATCTGGAACTGGATGATATTGTTTCTTCTTGGGCAGGTCTACGACCCTTGATTCATGAAGAAGGAAAATCGGCCTCCGAACTTTCCAGAAAGGATGAAATTTTTGTTTCCGACACCGGTTTGATCAGTATAGCGGGTGGAAAGCTTACGGGTTATCGGAAAATGGCAGAACGGGTCGTGGACCGTGTAGTGGAAAAACTGAAGCTGGAACACGAAACGGAGACCAAGAAATGCTATACGGACAAGATTTCGCTCTGCGGAAACGATAATTTCAAGAAATTCAAACACGTAAAAAAATACATTGACAAGGTTTACGAACGCATCAAGCCCGATGGTTTTTCAAAACACGATGCTTGGTTTTTGGTTACGAATTATGGGGAACAGACAGAAGCAATCTTAGAACTGTATGAAAAAAGAACCGAAACGGACAATGCTACCAAACTTGTTTTGGCGGAGTTGGAGTACGGGTGCTACAACGAAATGGTGCTGAATCCCATGGATTTCTTTATTAGAAGAACGGGCAGGCTTTATTTTGATATTGAAAGTATTACCCAGTATATGGATTCGGTCCTAAAGGAATTCAAAAAGATTTTCAAAGCGGATGATGCTCAGCTAAAAGCTTGGCAGAAAACATTGGAAAATGAAATCAAGGAACATTCAGATTTTTCTTTGAATAGGGCTTGA
- a CDS encoding NAD(P)H-dependent glycerol-3-phosphate dehydrogenase yields MKEEMKFAVLGGGSWATAIVKMLTANQDTVGWYMRNSDAIGYLKIQKHNPNYLTSVEFKTEQLFLTDDINEIVHYADVLIFAIPSAFLMQELEKLSAPLDDKIIFSAIKGIVPETGKIVGEHFHNTYNIPFENIGVITGPCHAEEVAMERLSYLTIACADPKKAKLVAKNLSSNFIKTKITKDIIGTEYAAMLKNIYAIAAGIAHGLGYGDNFQSVLMSNAIREMKRYTKRIHKIDRNINQSAYLGDLLVTGYSTFSRNRMFGNMIGKGYTVKSAQMEMSMVAEGYYATKSAYQIKNDFKKKVKTPIIDAVYEVLYENKNAKKVFAALTEKLD; encoded by the coding sequence ATGAAGGAAGAAATGAAATTTGCAGTATTGGGAGGCGGGAGTTGGGCCACCGCTATAGTTAAAATGTTAACCGCCAATCAGGATACGGTGGGCTGGTATATGAGAAACTCTGATGCCATTGGTTACCTTAAAATTCAAAAGCACAATCCCAACTATCTTACCTCGGTCGAGTTTAAGACCGAGCAGCTATTCCTAACGGATGACATCAATGAAATAGTACATTATGCCGATGTCTTAATATTTGCCATACCATCGGCTTTTTTAATGCAAGAACTTGAGAAGCTTTCCGCTCCTTTGGACGATAAAATTATATTTTCCGCCATTAAAGGTATCGTGCCCGAAACCGGAAAAATTGTTGGCGAACATTTTCATAATACCTATAACATTCCTTTTGAAAATATTGGAGTAATTACAGGGCCCTGCCATGCGGAGGAGGTGGCCATGGAACGTCTTTCGTATCTGACCATTGCCTGTGCGGACCCAAAAAAGGCCAAGTTAGTGGCCAAAAATCTGTCCAGTAATTTTATTAAGACCAAAATAACCAAGGATATTATTGGTACGGAATACGCTGCCATGCTGAAAAATATCTATGCCATAGCAGCTGGTATCGCTCATGGTTTAGGTTACGGCGACAACTTCCAAAGTGTATTGATGAGCAATGCCATCCGGGAAATGAAACGGTATACCAAACGCATCCATAAAATAGACCGAAACATTAACCAATCTGCCTATCTAGGGGATTTACTGGTTACTGGATATTCCACATTTAGTAGAAACCGAATGTTTGGTAACATGATCGGGAAAGGCTATACCGTAAAAAGCGCCCAAATGGAAATGAGTATGGTCGCCGAAGGGTATTACGCCACCAAAAGTGCCTACCAAATAAAGAACGATTTTAAAAAGAAGGTAAAGACTCCCATCATAGACGCAGTTTACGAAGTCCTCTACGAAAATAAAAACGCTAAAAAAGTATTCGCCGCCTTGACTGAAAAGTTGGATTAA
- a CDS encoding DUF1304 domain-containing protein: protein MLILAKVVTVLVASMHCYFLWLEMFAWTSKAKKVFRNFPDELFEPTKSMAANQGLYNGFLAAGLFWSLIISSNEWSINVALFFLACVLVAGIYGAVSVSKKIFYVQGLPAILGIILWSAVKFGL, encoded by the coding sequence ATGTTAATCCTGGCTAAAGTAGTTACGGTTTTGGTTGCATCAATGCATTGTTACTTTTTATGGTTGGAAATGTTTGCTTGGACCAGCAAGGCTAAAAAGGTATTCCGAAATTTTCCTGATGAACTATTTGAACCCACCAAAAGTATGGCAGCCAATCAAGGATTGTACAATGGTTTTTTGGCGGCAGGTTTATTTTGGTCCTTGATCATTTCTTCCAATGAATGGTCTATAAATGTAGCCTTGTTCTTTTTGGCCTGTGTTCTTGTAGCTGGAATCTATGGAGCCGTGTCCGTTTCCAAAAAAATATTCTATGTTCAGGGACTACCGGCAATATTAGGAATAATCTTGTGGTCTGCTGTTAAATTTGGTTTGTAA
- a CDS encoding CAP domain-containing protein has product MKKHDILGVFLALVLFQSCTKTEYFEIGEQNNLSLSASQNIQTEFENELFDLVNEHRLSIGLNELQFEITSYQQASEHNDYMISMGQISHTHFDTRAENISNKTGATEVSENVAKDYNSPEEAFTAWLGSQKHRINLEGDFTHSALNVKANSKGDLYFTQIFIR; this is encoded by the coding sequence ATGAAAAAGCATGACATATTAGGAGTATTCCTAGCTTTAGTTTTGTTTCAATCCTGTACTAAAACTGAATATTTTGAAATTGGCGAACAAAATAATTTGAGCCTTTCAGCGTCCCAGAATATTCAGACTGAATTCGAAAATGAATTATTCGATCTAGTTAATGAACATAGATTGTCAATTGGACTAAATGAACTTCAATTTGAAATAACGAGTTATCAACAGGCTAGTGAACATAATGATTATATGATATCTATGGGGCAAATAAGCCATACTCATTTTGATACGCGCGCAGAAAATATTTCCAATAAAACAGGAGCCACCGAGGTATCGGAGAATGTTGCCAAAGACTATAATTCTCCTGAGGAGGCCTTTACTGCATGGTTGGGTAGCCAAAAGCACAGAATCAATCTGGAGGGCGACTTTACCCACTCCGCACTAAACGTTAAAGCAAATTCTAAAGGCGATCTTTATTTTACACAGATTTTTATCCGTTAA
- a CDS encoding antibiotic biosynthesis monooxygenase family protein yields MKTKPYYAVIFTSVRTDGDKGYSKMAEAMDELAKTQSGYLGIESAREDIGITVSYWESLEAIAHWKSNSEHMLAQSKGISDWYKNYKVRICKVEREYSWEK; encoded by the coding sequence ATGAAAACCAAACCCTATTATGCCGTAATCTTCACTTCCGTTCGTACGGATGGTGATAAAGGTTATTCGAAAATGGCAGAGGCCATGGATGAATTGGCCAAAACCCAATCCGGTTATCTAGGTATTGAAAGTGCTAGGGAAGATATTGGAATAACGGTAAGTTATTGGGAAAGTTTGGAGGCCATTGCCCATTGGAAAAGCAATTCCGAACATATGTTGGCGCAGTCTAAAGGAATTAGTGACTGGTATAAAAACTACAAGGTTAGAATTTGCAAGGTAGAACGGGAGTATTCCTGGGAAAAGTAA
- the amaB gene encoding L-piperidine-6-carboxylate dehydrogenase, whose protein sequence is MSDIEKPFGIKEALSALGIQDINNGSSTGSENFASGDIIESYSPVNGSLISKVKSTSKADYEKVMEKATEAFKIWRKIPAPQRGEIVRQFGNKLRDLKEPLGKLVSYEMGKSYQEGLGEVQEMIDICDFAVGLSRQLHGLTMHSERPGHRMYEQYHSLGVVGIISAFNFPVAVWAWNTALAWVCGDVCVWKPSEKTPLCGIACQNIAAAVFKENDLPEGISCLINGDYKVGEMMTNDSRIPLVSATGSIRMGKIVAQAVASRLGKSLLELGGNNAIIVTPDADIKMTVIGAVFGAVGTAGQRCTSTRRLIIHESIYDKVKEALVSAYNQLRIGNPLDEKNHVGPLIDTEAVSLYKQALQKVVEEGGNLIVEGGVLEGEGYESGCYVKPAIAEAKNEFEIVQHETFAPVLYLLKYSGDVENAIEIQNGVVQGLSSAIMTNNLREAEKFLSIAGSDCGIANVNIGTSGAEIGGAFGGEKETGGGRESGSDAWKVYMRRQTNTINYTTELPLAQGIKFDL, encoded by the coding sequence ATGTCAGATATTGAAAAACCTTTTGGGATTAAAGAGGCTTTATCGGCCCTAGGGATACAGGATATTAACAATGGCTCTTCTACAGGGTCAGAAAATTTTGCTTCGGGGGATATTATAGAATCCTATTCCCCGGTCAATGGTTCTTTGATCAGCAAGGTAAAATCCACCAGTAAGGCGGATTACGAAAAGGTAATGGAAAAGGCAACGGAAGCCTTTAAAATTTGGAGAAAAATACCGGCCCCCCAACGTGGTGAAATTGTACGTCAATTTGGAAATAAGCTTAGAGATTTAAAAGAGCCTCTGGGAAAACTTGTTTCCTATGAAATGGGCAAGAGCTATCAGGAAGGGTTGGGCGAAGTTCAGGAAATGATAGACATTTGCGATTTTGCAGTTGGCCTATCAAGACAATTGCATGGTCTCACTATGCATTCCGAACGTCCCGGACATAGAATGTACGAACAATATCATTCCTTGGGAGTTGTGGGAATAATTTCTGCCTTTAACTTTCCCGTGGCCGTCTGGGCCTGGAATACGGCCTTGGCCTGGGTATGCGGAGATGTCTGTGTATGGAAGCCGTCGGAAAAAACACCTTTGTGCGGTATCGCCTGCCAGAATATTGCAGCGGCCGTTTTCAAGGAAAATGATTTGCCAGAAGGGATTTCGTGTTTGATCAATGGTGATTATAAAGTTGGCGAAATGATGACCAATGATTCAAGAATTCCCTTGGTATCCGCAACAGGCTCCATAAGAATGGGTAAAATTGTCGCGCAGGCCGTAGCTTCCCGACTCGGGAAATCTTTATTGGAATTGGGCGGCAACAATGCCATTATCGTTACTCCGGATGCAGATATAAAAATGACCGTCATTGGGGCCGTTTTTGGGGCGGTAGGTACTGCAGGGCAAAGATGTACTTCCACTAGGAGGTTGATTATCCATGAATCCATTTATGACAAGGTTAAGGAAGCACTTGTATCCGCATACAACCAATTAAGAATAGGCAATCCTTTGGATGAAAAAAATCATGTTGGCCCTTTAATTGATACTGAGGCAGTCTCACTTTACAAACAAGCCCTACAAAAGGTTGTTGAAGAAGGTGGCAACCTTATTGTTGAGGGTGGTGTCCTAGAAGGAGAGGGCTACGAAAGTGGCTGTTATGTAAAGCCGGCCATTGCGGAGGCCAAGAACGAGTTTGAAATTGTTCAACATGAAACCTTTGCTCCCGTACTTTACTTGTTAAAGTATTCAGGGGATGTAGAAAATGCCATAGAAATACAGAATGGTGTGGTTCAAGGACTTTCATCCGCTATTATGACGAATAATTTGCGCGAAGCGGAAAAATTTCTATCTATTGCGGGAAGCGACTGTGGTATTGCCAATGTCAACATTGGAACCTCTGGTGCTGAAATTGGAGGGGCCTTTGGTGGTGAAAAAGAAACCGGTGGGGGGCGTGAAAGCGGTTCCGATGCTTGGAAGGTCTACATGAGAAGACAGACCAATACCATAAACTATACTACGGAACTTCCACTTGCCCAAGGCATCAAATTCGACTTGTAA
- a CDS encoding CvpA family protein yields MNFLDIVLGLLLLWGLWKGLTNGLLIEIASIIALIAGIYGAIHFSYIAGDYLSERMDWDEKIINIAALTITFILIVLAVHILGKILTKIIDFAMLGILNKLAGAIFGILKVAVILGALLVFLDRLNTNFVFPSQEMKANSVLYAPLIDIGAFIFNNVLKGSMTE; encoded by the coding sequence ATGAATTTTTTGGACATTGTATTGGGATTGCTTCTACTCTGGGGCCTTTGGAAAGGTCTCACCAATGGTCTTTTAATTGAGATTGCATCCATTATAGCCTTAATTGCCGGAATTTATGGGGCGATTCACTTTTCTTATATCGCTGGCGATTATCTTTCTGAAAGGATGGATTGGGACGAAAAAATCATCAATATAGCCGCCCTGACCATAACGTTCATCCTTATTGTTTTGGCAGTTCATATTTTGGGTAAAATATTGACAAAGATTATTGATTTTGCCATGTTGGGCATTTTAAACAAACTTGCCGGAGCCATCTTTGGTATTTTGAAGGTGGCCGTAATTCTTGGGGCGCTTTTGGTGTTCTTGGACCGCTTGAACACTAATTTTGTTTTCCCTAGCCAGGAGATGAAGGCAAATTCCGTTCTCTACGCCCCTTTGATAGATATTGGTGCCTTCATATTTAACAATGTGCTTAAAGGTAGTATGACCGAATAG
- a CDS encoding TlpA family protein disulfide reductase, which yields MKSKYLLLILVLFVFYGCNQKNSNFVINVDSKIDFDTLYISELTTNNSLAKIYDFQGIRRVELGLPTVASIHTKNKSSQYLTILAQNKDLDIYISPDTIIRTNNMADSLVNYLWKSNLEFINDNTSFIFNKKNTDSIPILFESFRQKREKVINLYRDEFSAEIADILHFQNDARIYSFLFWLGRISKVLDAKNSFFDFIGDIPKASETLKSLPDIYLYKYEIEYLRTHEGIESTTDFLKFIEEKTENKDLADFLKAIYIKALIEMPSYWEKHEKLFNSEVLTQTLNAEKSNIYYNIIEQPSSSFFASQNGELAYPFQAEDKFGNQFDLKGSIGKVIFIDTWATWCGPCINHRAKVLELSEKYRNNEEVEILLVSVDSSRDKWISFLKEENKNFAQNLFIENGMRTEFGNNYNIKSIPRYILIGKNGKIINSNFKEPSKAVEKEIEIALME from the coding sequence ATGAAATCAAAATACTTACTATTGATTTTAGTCTTATTTGTATTCTATGGCTGTAATCAAAAGAATTCCAACTTTGTTATCAACGTTGACTCAAAAATTGATTTTGATACACTTTACATTTCGGAATTAACAACTAATAATTCTTTAGCCAAAATTTACGATTTCCAGGGTATACGAAGGGTTGAGTTAGGCTTACCTACTGTGGCAAGTATCCATACTAAAAATAAAAGTTCCCAGTACCTTACGATATTGGCTCAAAACAAAGATTTGGATATTTACATTTCACCAGATACCATAATAAGGACAAATAATATGGCGGATTCCTTGGTTAATTATCTTTGGAAGAGCAATCTGGAATTTATTAATGATAATACCTCTTTCATTTTTAACAAAAAAAATACTGATTCGATTCCTATTCTATTTGAAAGCTTTAGACAAAAAAGAGAGAAGGTCATAAATCTATATAGAGACGAATTCAGCGCAGAAATTGCTGATATTCTTCATTTTCAAAATGACGCTCGCATTTATTCCTTTTTGTTTTGGTTGGGTAGAATTTCAAAAGTCTTGGATGCCAAGAATAGTTTTTTTGATTTTATAGGTGACATTCCAAAAGCATCTGAAACATTAAAATCACTACCAGATATTTACCTCTATAAATATGAAATAGAGTATTTAAGAACACATGAAGGGATAGAGAGTACTACCGATTTTTTAAAATTTATTGAAGAAAAAACAGAGAATAAGGATTTAGCTGACTTTTTGAAAGCTATTTATATCAAAGCATTAATTGAGATGCCTTCATATTGGGAAAAGCATGAAAAATTATTTAACTCTGAGGTTTTAACCCAAACATTAAATGCTGAAAAGAGCAACATTTATTACAATATCATTGAACAACCATCCTCTTCCTTTTTCGCCTCACAAAATGGGGAGTTGGCCTATCCATTTCAGGCTGAAGATAAATTCGGCAATCAATTCGATTTAAAAGGTTCAATTGGGAAAGTAATCTTCATTGATACTTGGGCCACTTGGTGCGGGCCTTGTATTAACCATAGAGCAAAAGTATTGGAACTTTCGGAAAAATACAGAAATAACGAAGAAGTAGAAATTCTCCTTGTTTCAGTTGATTCTTCAAGAGATAAGTGGATATCGTTTTTAAAAGAGGAAAATAAAAATTTCGCACAAAATCTATTCATAGAAAATGGCATGAGAACCGAATTTGGTAACAACTATAATATCAAATCAATCCCCAGATACATTCTTATCGGAAAGAATGGTAAAATAATCAACTCGAATTTTAAAGAACCCTCAAAAGCTGTGGAAAAGGAAATTGAGATAGCATTAATGGAATAA
- the glpK gene encoding glycerol kinase GlpK: MGAYIISLDQGTTSSRALLVDEEGRIQGMAQKEFKQIFPKSGWVEHDAIEILETQMGVLKELISGNNVDLKDVKGIGITNQRETAVVWDKNTGKPVYNAIVWQDKRTANICEHLKKEGLTEHVRKTTGLVIDSYFSGTKVQWILNHVEGAREKADKGELLFGTIDTWLVWNMTTTKNHLTDYTNASRTLLYDIVNLKWDDRLLSAMNIPKSMLPEVKPSAFHFGDFEIDGVKIPIAGIAGDQQAALFGQGCFKKGTAKNTYGTGCFMLMNTGEEPQFSKNGLLTTIAYGLDGKVNYALEGSIFIAGAAIQWLRDGLQLIKDAKETEALADSVEGESSVYVVPAFAGLGAPYWDMYARGAIFGLTRDTGKAHLAKATLESLSYQTKDILKAMEDDSGLQLKNLRVDGGACANNHLMQFQADILDSEVHRPEVIESTAMGAAFLAGIQVGLWTQADIDENRPMNRIFKPKFDRAKRRRLYAQWKKAVERSKAWEEE, from the coding sequence ATGGGAGCATATATCATATCGTTAGATCAGGGAACGACAAGTTCGCGTGCATTGCTAGTGGATGAGGAAGGGAGAATTCAAGGGATGGCGCAAAAGGAGTTCAAACAGATTTTTCCCAAGTCGGGTTGGGTAGAGCACGATGCCATTGAAATTCTTGAAACACAAATGGGTGTTTTAAAAGAATTAATATCGGGGAATAATGTCGATTTAAAAGATGTAAAAGGAATAGGCATAACCAACCAACGTGAAACCGCCGTGGTATGGGACAAAAACACGGGTAAACCCGTGTACAATGCCATAGTGTGGCAGGACAAACGTACAGCAAACATTTGTGAACATCTTAAAAAGGAAGGTCTTACCGAGCATGTACGAAAAACTACAGGCTTGGTCATCGATTCTTATTTTTCCGGAACCAAGGTCCAATGGATTTTGAACCACGTGGAAGGTGCTAGGGAGAAAGCCGATAAGGGCGAATTGCTATTTGGAACTATAGATACTTGGTTGGTATGGAATATGACCACGACCAAAAACCATTTAACGGACTATACCAACGCATCAAGAACCCTCCTGTATGATATTGTAAATTTAAAATGGGACGATAGGCTATTAAGTGCCATGAATATTCCAAAGAGCATGTTACCCGAAGTAAAACCCTCGGCATTTCATTTTGGGGATTTTGAAATCGACGGAGTTAAAATTCCCATAGCGGGGATTGCCGGGGACCAACAGGCAGCCTTGTTCGGACAGGGATGTTTTAAAAAGGGAACCGCGAAAAACACCTATGGTACTGGCTGTTTTATGCTAATGAACACTGGCGAAGAACCCCAATTTTCAAAGAATGGGTTATTGACCACTATTGCCTATGGCTTGGATGGCAAGGTCAATTATGCTCTTGAAGGAAGTATTTTCATCGCGGGAGCGGCCATACAGTGGCTACGCGATGGTCTGCAACTTATAAAAGATGCCAAAGAAACCGAGGCCCTTGCGGATTCGGTAGAGGGAGAAAGTTCCGTATACGTTGTGCCAGCCTTTGCAGGGCTGGGCGCACCTTATTGGGATATGTACGCCAGAGGAGCCATTTTTGGGTTGACCAGGGATACGGGCAAGGCCCACTTGGCCAAAGCGACCTTGGAGTCACTTTCCTATCAGACAAAGGATATCCTAAAGGCCATGGAGGATGATTCCGGATTACAGTTAAAAAACCTAAGGGTAGATGGCGGTGCTTGTGCAAACAATCACCTTATGCAGTTTCAGGCCGATATCTTGGATAGCGAAGTGCATAGGCCCGAAGTGATAGAGTCCACAGCCATGGGAGCGGCATTTCTGGCAGGTATTCAAGTGGGGCTTTGGACACAAGCGGATATTGATGAGAACCGACCCATGAACAGAATCTTCAAACCAAAATTTGATCGGGCGAAAAGAAGACGATTATATGCCCAATGGAAAAAGGCCGTGGAACGATCTAAAGCTTGGGAAGAGGAATAA